tttaatatttgtatcATTTGACActtataatactatagtaatactattaCACTTGAGTATGTAAACTAAATATGAGGAACCTTGGTGCATTTGATCCAATAGGTGTAGAAAAGTCTGACTTCATTTCCTTGATATAGTCTATAAAAATCACTTGAAGGTGACTCTGAAAAGTCTTTACGATCAACATAAATCCGCTTTGAAAACGTTAActacaattaatttatcatagTAATAAACGTACAGTTCGTGTATAGTTTGGATTATTGCAGGGAACTTCAACTTTTTCAGTAAATGTATCGTCGAGATTTTCAATTTCAACTAAAAGGGGATCTAGGACTGCGAAAAATCTTGTTGAAACCTTGTTTAAATCCTCTCTAAACCAATGTAAAGTGAGTTATCAAACCTGATGCAGTTTTCCAGGAGTTCAATTTGGATCATATTCTCTCTTTTGGCTACTCCAATTTTGTTACAAAAGTTCCTAATTGACTCTGGTGTACATCCTCTTCTTCTGAGACCTGAGATTGTTGGCATCCTAGGGTCATCCCACCCAGAAACAATCTTAGTGTTTACCAAATGTAATAGTAACCTAAAGCAAATATCAACTCAGTGAAAAAACCTTTTACTCATGACGCAATATGAAAGATTGAGTCTTGCAAATTCAATCTGTCTTGTTCTTAGGATTCCTAGTTTTTCCTGAAACCAGTCATACAGAGGTCTGTGTAACTCAAACTCGGTGGTACAAATCGAGTGAGTTATACACTCTAGACTATCAGATTGTCCATGAACATAGTCATACATTGGATATATAATCCATTTATCGCCTGTATTAGGATGAGGCGCTCTTATTATACGGTACATAATTGGGTCTCTCATGTTCATATTACTTGATTTCATGTCAATTTTTGCTCTTAAAACACACTTTCCATCGGGAAATTCACCATCTTTCATCATTTCAAACAGTTTTAAATTCTCCTCCACTGTTCTATTTCTATACGGAGAATCCTTTCCTGGCACTGTTAGTGAGCCTCTGGACTCCCTTATTTCCTCTACTGACTGGTCATCAACATATGCAAGACCTTTCCTTATTAATTCTAAAGCCCACTCATAGAGTTTATCAAAGTAATTTGAGGCATAGTATAAATGTTCTCCCCAGTCATAACCTAGCCATTTAACGTCGTTTTTTATCGACTCAATGTACATCACCTCCTCACTCATTGGGTTTGTATCATCAAATCGTAAGTGAGTTCTTCCACCAAACTTTTTTGGTAGTTCAAAGTTTAGACAAATAGACTTTGCATGGCCAATGTGCAGAAACCCGTTAGGTTCTGGGGGAAAACGTGTTATTACCTCTCTATGTTTTCCTGATTTAATATCATCTTCCACTATTTGAAGTATGAAGTTGGTCTGATCCCTGGAACTGGCcatgtttaatttttccaTTTTACTGGAAACAGCTTCagtgttatttaaattactaGACATTCTGATAttactaaattttaacctGTTAAGAATAGCagaagttatttttataggCATAAAGATCAAGGTTTAGGACTGACCACATGAATAATCACAGAAATAAGAAAAATtcaattaaatttaagtaaattaacACAAAACATTAGagaaaatgtgaaaataaaaggatattagttttattactgtaatcaaataattgtaaaaaaagATTATTTACACGATGATTAATATAAGTTTACTGAAGAAAATAgggataaaataatattatactgaagataaaaatattatattttaaaatataattataatatgtaGGTTTGATTTTATGTGGAAAtctaaatgtgtaaaatacaagtttaaattttaatcaggTATTTCGTTCATACTTTAtggtataaatattaattctactattaatttggtattgatttatttaacCTTCTTGAAATTAGAATTTTTTCAGactataattttatactcgTATTTATCCCCCCAGATTCCATTACTTgctaaaatataatattattatatttaatttatttatcata
Above is a window of Theileria parva strain Muguga chromosome 2, complete sequence, whole genome shotgun sequence DNA encoding:
- the glnS gene encoding glutamine--tRNA ligase; translated protein: MPIKITSAILNRLKFSNIRMSSNLNNTEAVSSKMEKLNMASSRDQTNFILQIVEDDIKSGKHREVITRFPPEPNGFLHIGHAKSICLNFELPKKFGGRTHLRFDDTNPMSEEVMYIESIKNDVKWLGYDWGEHLYYASNYFDKLYEWALELIRKGLAYVDDQSVEEIRESRGSLTVPGKDSPYRNRTVEENLKLFEMMKDGEFPDGKCVLRAKIDMKSSNMNMRDPIMYRIIRAPHPNTGDKWIIYPMYDYVHGQSDSLECITHSICTTEFELHRPLYDWFQEKLGILRTRQIEFARLNLSYCVMSKRLLLHLVNTKIVSGWDDPRMPTISGLRRRGCTPESIRNFCNKIGVAKRENMIQIELLENCIREDLNKVSTRFFAVLDPLLVEIENLDDTFTEKVEVPCNNPNYTRTLTFSKRIYVDRKDFSESPSSDFYRLYQGNEVRLFYTYWIKCTKVVKNGDVVEKLVCEYDPKTKGGKLEDKSRKVKATIHWLGSNDWFPATFRWYSRLFTKPDPKEGTEGEFGWLENVNKESLKVYKGMAEKTATLLKVGEPIQFERTGYFTKDPDSTDTEHVFNLTITLVDSFASNKESQLHKELEKKKRLEAIEARKAKKGSPKS